TATTGATCTTCGTGAAGTCTTCGTGTCCTCGCGTCTTCGCGGTCCTTTAGTACGATTGTTTAATAAACTCTCCCATACTAGTCGACATAGAGCCAAAAAAAATAACATCATGAAAAAGCTGCCTTTACTCATAATTATCTTTTTTATCCCCGGTTTAATTTACGCACAAATACCCGGTGTGGATTATCATCCTGAACGGGTGATAATTAAGTTTTCAGATAATGCTCAGGTGCTGCATCAGCTTGATTCGTATCTGGCCAAGTCAGATTTTAACTATTCTAAGATCAACTCCAGCGATCAGGCAATTCATTCAATAGCTTCAGATTTTTTCTCAAACTACGGATTTCTCTCCTTGCGAAAATTGAAAACAGGTTTTCAGTCCGCGCGCAAGAAACAAATCACAAACCACCCGTTTAACCGAATTTATATCGCTGAACTGCCGGCCGGCAGAGATGTGTTGTCGGTGATCGATCAATTAAATAATGATCCCGCTGTAGAGATTGCTGAACCTGATTTTATTGGCCATGGAGGAGGTAAACGTGCAGAACTTTTGCCTTTTTATCTCAGTGAAGATGACCCGTACCCAAACGATAATTTTTTTGAGTACCAGTGGGGCCTGGAAAACCGGGGTCAGGCGATCAATCAAATCCAGGGCGTGTCGGGTGAAGATATCAATATAAAACCCGCATGGCATCTTACAACCGGGAGCCGCGACATTACCATCGCAATTCTCGACAGTGGCCAGCCCGATTCTGTTCCAGATTTCAGCGGCCGCGTGGTTCCGGGATATAATTTCGCCTACGATACCACTTCTACTATTGATGACCACGGCCACGGAACCAATGTTGCAAGTATTGCGGTTGCCACAGGAAATAATGGAGGGATAATTGCGGGGGGTGACTGGCAGTCGAACATTATGCCGGTTAAAATTTTAGACGATGAGAATTCCGGTTTCTATAGCTGGTGGATTGACGGAATTTACTGGGCTGTAGAAAATGGTGCCGACATTTTAAATATGAGCGTTGGCGGATCGCAGGTCAGTCAGCTTATGGAAGAGGCCGTTGAGTGGGCCATCGGTGAGGGAGTTCATGTAATCGCCTGCACAATGAATACAAATGATGATGTTATGTATTATCCGGCTGGATATGATGGCGTAATTTCAGTTGGCGCAATTAACAACGAGGGGAACCGTGCCGCGCCGTTTTGCTGGTCGGAGGATAGCGGCAGTAACTACGGCGAACATATCGACCTGGTCGCGCCTGGAGAGTTTGTTCTCGGTCTTAGCCATTCCAATCCCGAAGGTGCATCATACTGGTGCGGAACATCACAGGCTGCGCCGATGGTT
The window above is part of the Rhodohalobacter sp. SW132 genome. Proteins encoded here:
- a CDS encoding S8 family peptidase, producing MKKLPLLIIIFFIPGLIYAQIPGVDYHPERVIIKFSDNAQVLHQLDSYLAKSDFNYSKINSSDQAIHSIASDFFSNYGFLSLRKLKTGFQSARKKQITNHPFNRIYIAELPAGRDVLSVIDQLNNDPAVEIAEPDFIGHGGGKRAELLPFYLSEDDPYPNDNFFEYQWGLENRGQAINQIQGVSGEDINIKPAWHLTTGSRDITIAILDSGQPDSVPDFSGRVVPGYNFAYDTTSTIDDHGHGTNVASIAVATGNNGGIIAGGDWQSNIMPVKILDDENSGFYSWWIDGIYWAVENGADILNMSVGGSQVSQLMEEAVEWAIGEGVHVIACTMNTNDDVMYYPAGYDGVISVGAINNEGNRAAPFCWSEDSGSNYGEHIDLVAPGEFVLGLSHSNPEGASYWCGTSQAAPMVAGVVGLMLSVNPSLTPAEVKNILITQARGDNSWNRYTGWGTLDAYASVTSIITSREEELKNETPSSLQLDQNYPNPFNPSTQIRYSIPERDHITLTIYSLDGRKVTVLYDGVQNAGSHSITFDAAMLASGIYLYKLEAGGMQTSRMMTMIK